The Iamia sp. SCSIO 61187 genomic sequence TCGAGAGGCCGACCACGGCGACCTTCTGGCACCGGGAGGCCAGCTCGGCGTAGGCCTGCTCGGCGGCGGCGAGCCAGTCCGGGAAGCCGGTCGGGATCATGTCCTCGACCGCGGTGCCGTGGCCGGGCAGGAGCGGGACCTCGACGGTGAACCCGGCGGCGGCGACGGCCTCGGCGACGGGCCGCATCGAGCTGGGGTTGCCGGTGAAGCCGTGGACCACGAGCACGCCGCGATCGCTCCCGGCGACCGACCACGGCTCGGCCCCGGCGATGATGGGTGCGGTCACGATGCGGCCTCCGGCAGGTCGGCGAGGGGTGGGTCGGTACTGTACGGCAGGTGATGGCCGACACGTCCGACCCGCGGCGCCTGACCGCCCAGGGTCGGGAACGCCGGCTCCAGCTCATCGAGGCGGCCAGCGAGCTGTTCGCCGAGCGGGGCTACGACGACACCCGCATCGTCGACATCGTCGAGCGGGCCGGTGTCGCCAAGGGCCTCTTCTACTGGTACTTCGAGAACAAGGAGGCCCTGTTCCGCGACCTCGTGCTGCAGAACCGCCTCCAGCTCCGGCGGGCCCAGGCGGCGGCGATCGACGTCGAGGCCGAGCCCCTCCGGCGGATCCGCCAGGGCGCCGAGGCGTCGGTCGTCTACATGGCCAACCACTCCCGCC encodes the following:
- a CDS encoding TetR/AcrR family transcriptional regulator, with amino-acid sequence MADTSDPRRLTAQGRERRLQLIEAASELFAERGYDDTRIVDIVERAGVAKGLFYWYFENKEALFRDLVLQNRLQLRRAQAAAIDVEAEPLRRIRQGAEASVVYMANHSRLFSLIEVESVAGLDDVLRQGTEEHARDVAALVTEGIADGTVRDEDPMLLAYGVVGAVGYYGHFQRTGRVSMPIEALAAFVGRFVVCSLAADERIARRVLAPA